One genomic window of bacterium includes the following:
- a CDS encoding nicotinate-nucleotide diphosphorylase (carboxylating): SGGVSLKNVHQIASTGVDIISIGALTHSSKALDLSLEIVSV; encoded by the coding sequence TCTCAGGCGGGGTCAGTCTAAAGAATGTCCATCAAATAGCCTCTACTGGGGTGGATATTATCTCGATTGGTGCTTTGACACACTCTTCTAAGGCATTGGATTTAAGTCTGGAGATAGTAAGCGTTTAA